One Megachile rotundata isolate GNS110a chromosome 5, iyMegRotu1, whole genome shotgun sequence genomic region harbors:
- the LOC100878298 gene encoding putative fatty acyl-CoA reductase CG5065, translating into MALLSSSIGQSMNMALREWYADRELLLTGVTSDLGRAVLEKILRSFPSVKVYTVLRSRHGLDKEDRIKNIFMSPRFERIRQEVPDAISRVKAMEGNLVYDDLGVIKENRKLLQNVSAVLHAAGPCQKLLEFCQKLPRLEVIAVVSSVFEQEGEIGESNEEHVADGPVALLKIPLIGPAYREPMPGFVDVLKGPTALIVGAGFALGRSELRAEIIPIDLTVNSLILAVWERATSKKNVKGAVVYNAAPIECTWGELIKKGRRGNQKFTYPTFGLRGMTSVAKLHWILVLLFEWLPSAFCDTILGQLGAKKRLLEEQRRVRNALRSLESISSRSWSVERNRLYQVQQRLSPEEQDAFPVVTEIDIESYVLCANAAAKKYCVEESNITLMKILRLLFFFFIAVAFLSMLLFNRYRTSEIIKRRELEQL; encoded by the exons ATGGCGTTACTTTCTTCTTCCATCGGTCAGTCAATGAACATGGCTCTACGCGAGTGGTACGCGGATCGCGAGCTACTGTTAACGGGAGTGACCAGTGATCTGGGACGGGCTGTCCTAGAAAAGATTCTTCGTTCGTTTCCCAGCGTGAAGGTGTACACGGTGCTCAGATCACGACATGGCCTTGACAAAGAGGACAGAATCAAAAACATCTTTATGTCGCCTCG GTTCGAGCGAATCAGGCAAGAGGTACCGGACGCGATTTCTCGCGTAAAAGCGATGGAGGGTAATTTAGTATACGATGACCTGGGCGTGATAAAGGAAAACAGGAAACTGTTGCAAAACGTGAGCGCGGTGTTGCACGCGGCAGGGCCGTGCCAAAAACTCCTCGAGTTTTGCCAAAAGTTGCCGCGTCTGGAGGTAATAGCAGTTGTCTCGAGCGTTTTTGAGCAAGAGGGTGAAATCGGTGAATCGAACGAGGAGCACGTAGCGGACGGACCTGTGGCTTTGCTGAAGATTCCTTTGATCGGACCAGCTTATCGTGAACCTATGCCCGGCTTCGTCGACGTACTTAAAGGGCCAACTGCCCTGATTGTAGGAGCGGGTTTCGCCCTTGGCAGATCCGAGCTTCGAGCGGAGATCATACCGATCGATTTGACGGTCAACAGTCTTATCCTTGCTGTTTGGGAACGGGCTACCTC GAAAAAGAACGTAAAAGGGGCGGTGGTGTACAACGCAGCGCCCATAGAGTGCACGTGGGGCGAACTGATTAAGAAAGGCCGGCGCGGCAACCAGAAGTTTACATATCCGACTTTTGGGCTCCGTGGAATGACGTCTGTAGCGAAGCTGCATTGGATTCTGGTGCTGCTGTTTGAATGGCTGCCATCCGCATTCTGCGACACGATTCTCGGCCAGCTTGGAGCAAAGAAGAG GCTTCTCGAGGAGCAACGGAGAGTTCGTAATGCACTTCGATCCCTTGAGTCAATTTCATCGAGGTCGTGGTCAGTGGAGAGGAATCGCCTGTACCAGGTACAGCAACGTCTCAGCCCAGAGGAGCAAGATGCATTTCCGGTTGTCACGGAAATCGACATCGAGAGTTATGTTCTGTGCGCGAACGCAGCCGCAAAGAAGTATTGCGTGGAGGAGAGCAACATCACCCTCATGAAAATTCTTCGATTGTTGTTCTTCTTTTTCATCGCCGTTGCTTTTCTCTCGATGCTTTTATTTAACAGGTATCGAACATCCGAAATCATCAAACGACGAGAACTCGAACAACTTTAA
- the LOC100878185 gene encoding uncharacterized protein LOC100878185, giving the protein MMYDQHKIEYSKIMETIFYAFLYFCVFHEACSMERATFSILTTTQIGESTTGKDEEEIGTVPLTEQVIDPNIRTTNVPDVEEPSDDWDAEWDKNKVIRDVAYYIRAHKFQDYDRRYYKRPEDSQSRFYEEFPKPPLRSLHWEVRKYCDSSFVECLKYLEGVIKETAFRREDDTVTIMKEQKWNLADNTKQIQAAQRDCQAAQKRDELTVLPFQGPIERFQWRTTVSYYMCWYTMLGVPELSIFGEDCDNYANCQVEQEGGNGDPRADDTSPYACALYSFCPDHCCPMKHIRDMTDCYQSPLNPCYAANPPEHRTCTLNRQENQDFFSLVGNQINISCNCLESGYEWSSRFGLCVDVNECIRGEHGCSTDDGETCMNMPGGYECVCKIGYIYDSERRECIFSSAVHEILAGEKGETNDSETKSILETIVKAITRSSDSCLKIDYFVLSASTFLHFVAVAKILR; this is encoded by the exons ATGATGTATGATCAACACAAAATAGAGTACTCGAAAATAATGGAGACAATATTTTACGCGTTCCTGTATTTCTGCGTTTTCCACGAAGCGTGCTCGATGGAACGAGCGACGTTTTCAATTTTGACGACGACACAGATCGGCGAAAGTACAACGGGAAAGGACGAGGAGGAAATCGGAACTGTGCCTCTGACGGAACAGGTTATAGATCCTAATATAAGAACAACTAATGTGCCCGACGTAGAAGAACCGAGCGACGACTGGGACGCTGAATGGGACAAGAACAAAGTGATTCGAGACGTTGCCTATTATATTAGAGCGCACAAGTTTCAAGACTACGATCGTAGGTACTACAAGAGACCCGAAGACTCGCAAAGCAGGTTTTACGAAGAATTCCCGAAACCTCCTTTGAGGTCCTTGCACTGGGAAGTGCGCAA ATACTGTGACTCGAGTTTCGTCGAGTGTCTAAAATATCTCGAAGGTGTGATTAAAGAGACTGCCTTCAGGCGAGAAGACGACACTGTCACGATCATGAAAGAACAAAAGTGGAACCTTGCGGACAATACCAAGCAGATCCAAGCCGCTCAAAGGGACTGTCAGGCGGCTCAGAAGCGTGACGAACTAACCGTGCTTCCCTTCCAAGGTCCAATAG AACGATTCCAGTGGCGGACCACCGTGAGTTATTACATGTGTTGGTACACGATGCTCGGAGTTCCAGAGTTAAGCATCTTCGGCGAGGACTGTGACAACTATGCCAACTGTCAGGTGGAACAGGAAGGCGGAAACGGTGATCCGCGAGCCGATGATACGAGTCCATATGCCTGTGCCCTTTATAGTTTCTGTCCGGATCACTGTTGTCCCATGAAACACATCCGGGATATGACAGATTGCTATCAATCGCCGCTCAATCCTTGTTACGCCGCGAATCCACCGG AGCACAGAACGTGCACATTGAACAGGCAAGAAAATCAGGATTTCTTCAGCTTGGTAGGAAACCAGATAAACATCAGCTGTAACTGTCTCGAATCTGGCTACGAATGGTCCTCGAGATTTGGACTCTGCGTGGACGTGAACGAGTGCATCAGAGGAGAGCACGGTTGCTCCACAGACGACGGAGAAACGTGCATGAATATGCCAGGTGGCTACGAATGTGTCTGCAAAATCGGCTACATTTACGATTCGGAGCGAAGAGAGTGCATTTTTAGCTCCGCCGTTCATGAAATATTGGCTGGCGAGAAAGGCGAGACGAACGACTCGGAAACGAAGAGTATCCTGGAGACGATCGTTAAAGCCATTACGAGATCGAGTGACAGTTGTTTGAAAATCGATTATTTCGTCCTTTCTGCTTCCACGTTCCTGCATTTTGTAGCGGTAGCAAAAATATTGCGATGA